The following is a genomic window from Streptomyces sp. BHT-5-2.
CGAAGGAGTCCACTGGGCCCGCAACCAGGACCGCTGGAACGCCGTGAACGAGGGCTTCAACGAGCCGCTCCTCGATGCCGCCGGCATCGCCGGGGAGCACCAGTCTCTCGACCTCGGCTGCGGCTCCGGGCAGACCACGCGCCTGGCCGCGCTGCGGGCACCCCAAGGACACGCGCTGGGCCTCGACTTGTCCGGCCCGATGCTGGCCGAGGCCCGGGCCTGTGCGGAGCGGGAGGGCATCGCCAACGTCTCCTTCACGCAAGGCGACGCGCAGGCGCACCCTTTCGAGGCGGGCGCGTTCGACGCGGCGATCAGCCGCTACGGGGTGATGTTCTTCGCCGACCCGGTAGCGGCATTCGGCAACGTCCGCCGGGCGCTGCGACCTGGCGGGCGCCTGGCCTTCGTCTGTCCGGCCGATGCCGCGCTCAACGACTGGGTGAGGGCGGTGGCAGCACTGCGTGACTTCCTGCCGGTCGGCGACTTCGGGCGGCCGGGGCTGCCTGGCATGTTCTCCCTGGCCGCCCCCGACCGCATCCGCGACGTCCTCACCGCGGCCGGATTCACCGGCATCACCCTCAACCAGGCAGAGGCGTACGGGGCATGGGGGTGTGGAGCCGAGGACGCGGCGGAGTTCCTGCTGGGAACGGGCCCCGGTCGCCACCTGATGGAACGGGCCGACGCGACTGCGCGGGCCCGCGCCCGCCGCACCCTCACGGACCACCTGCGCGACCACGAGGCGGCGGACGGCACGGTCCGGCTGCGCAGCACGTCGTGGCTGGTCACGGCGGACCACCCGACCGCCCCGTCGGACAGGCTCTAACCCTGTCCGGGGGCGGCCCCGAAGTGCCGCCCCCGGACGGTGCGTCAGCTGACGCGCAGGGTCAGTGCCGCGGTGTGCAGCTTTCCACCGGTCTGGAACTGGAGGAACATCCGCCAGTTGCCCGCCTTGGGCAGCATGGCGTGGAACGACAGGTCCGGCCCGCCGTGGT
Proteins encoded in this region:
- a CDS encoding class I SAM-dependent methyltransferase — encoded protein: MPDIVNTEQAQAWNGPEGVHWARNQDRWNAVNEGFNEPLLDAAGIAGEHQSLDLGCGSGQTTRLAALRAPQGHALGLDLSGPMLAEARACAEREGIANVSFTQGDAQAHPFEAGAFDAAISRYGVMFFADPVAAFGNVRRALRPGGRLAFVCPADAALNDWVRAVAALRDFLPVGDFGRPGLPGMFSLAAPDRIRDVLTAAGFTGITLNQAEAYGAWGCGAEDAAEFLLGTGPGRHLMERADATARARARRTLTDHLRDHEAADGTVRLRSTSWLVTADHPTAPSDRL